The Polycladomyces zharkentensis DNA window CATCATTTCGATGGCACAACAGGCCAAGCCAAAGGTCAACGGCCAAAGCGAGTTGCTGCGGGCCCACCCTTTGACCTGCTCCAATGTGGTGGTCAACACGTTGCGCTCCAGTTCCTTTTTCTCCTCCGGCAACAATCCTTCCAGATTTATTTCCATTCCAACACCTTCTTTTTCCAGGCGTAGCATAATCCGACCAACAACAACAGCACAAACACGAGCATTTCCACCAGCGTGAACAATCCGACGCCGGATCGAAGCTCGTGATACACCGTCGCCCAAGGGTAGAGAAAAATCGTCTCCACATCAAAGACGACGAAAAGCAGCGCGAACAGGTAATATCGCACATTGAACTGAATCCAACTGTCTCCCACCGGATCGGCTCCGCTTTCATAACTGATCCCTTTTGCGGGAGTCGGTTTCCGGGGGCGAAGAAGGCTTCCCGCCGTAAACGCGACAAGCGGAAGTCCCAACCCGAGCAAAAAGAATACGGCAAGCATGACGTAATTGGCGGAATAGCCCATATCCAAGGTTACCCTCCAAATGGTCTGATTTTTCATCGTGAGCGTTGGAGTTGCGCGAGACTGCACTCCTTGATCTTTTCTCCAATATGGTACGCCGGCGGCGGGTTTCAGTACCATTTTTATGCTGAACCGATTTATGGTTGATGAAAAAATCCCGTTTTTCCCCATCCCTTCCGATGTAAGCGCTTCATACAACGCGGGAATCGTAATTCCCACTATTTTTTACCCTCATTATAGCAGAATGATTCAAAAGTGTCTAACATCAACTGGTTTTTACTAGATACTCACATTTTATTTTTTTACAAAACTCGGTATTTACATTGCCCATTCCACTTTTCTTGCATCCCTGTCGGTGTTCCTTCATTTAAGGATGAAATGGACAGATCATGATTTTGATTTTTCTGTATGGTATTATTGGGTTATAAAGAATTTGCCATTTTCACCCCGAATTTCGAATAACGGACACACAACTGAATTTCCCTCATCCAACGCGATTACCTCCAATCATTCACAATCGCCAATCAGATTGTCCGGCCTGCGGTGAGATCACCCTCACCAAGAAAGGGGGAATTCTGTGCGCCATTTTTTCACAAAGAAAAACGGGCGATATGCGGGACTGATCGTGATCGGGGGGATTGGCGGCTGGCTGGTGGCATTGACCGATCTTCCCGCCGGGTGGATGATCGGGTCATTGATGGTTTCCGCCATCATGACGTTTTGGAAACCACACTGGTTTCATCCGAACCAGCGAGAGTTTTCGATGTTTTGGCAAAACGCGGGGCAATTGCTGTTGGCGATTGAACTGGGAAAGCAGGTGAACCGCTCGATTTGGCTGACCTTGTTTGAAAACGGCCCGATTATCATCATTGTGTTGATCGTTTCCTTCGGGGCTTCGCTATGCTGTGGTTGGGCTTTGTGGCGATACAGCCGCACGGATCTGCTGACCGGTCTGTTCGCCTCCACTCCCGGCGGGATGTCCACCATGCCGAGCCTGGCAGAAGAAATGGGAGCCAACCCGATTGTGGTAAGTATGGTGCAATTGATTCGCCTTTCTCTCGTGGTCAGCCTGATCCCGCTCTTGGCATTCGCCTTTGTCGGTCACCCTTCCGGGCATGTCGTATCTGCCAGGACAGACAACGGATCATTCTGGGTGACGATTGTATTGACCGTTGCTGCCTGGATTGCGGCCATTGTCGGGAAACGACTGAAATTTCCGGCTCCCTGGCTGACAGGTGGTATGCTGGGAACAGCACTCGCTCAAACGGCCGTCTCCGTCTGGTTCGGGCACGATCTGCATCCCTGGTGGAGTGATGCGCTTTTTTGTGCAGCCCAAGTGTGGATCGGCACCGGCATCGGCATCAAGGTCAGCAGACAACGGTTGATGGAAGTCAAGTCAGCGGCGCTGGTGGGCGGTATCACGTCCTTCCTCATGCTGTCGGTCATGGTGCTTTGTGCGTTCATCATCTCGAAATGGACGAATATCCCGCTGACCACTTCCCTGTTTGCCATGGCACCGGGTGGTGTTGCCGAAATGGCGGTCACATCCATCAGTTTTCATGCAGATGCCACATTCGTCGTTGCCGTGCAGGTAATACGTGTCCTGGCGGTGATCATCATGCTCCCGCCGGTGCTGCGATGGCTGCATCGGATCACATGCAACTCGCACGCTTAAAGCAAAGCCGTCAGACAGACCTTCATTCACCGCAACAGATTGATGACAAAGTCCCAGGCTCCGAATTCCCGTCCTCAGCTACACACGCGTCGGAAATCCGGTTCCGCTCCTCAAGAAGAATATGCTCCCGAGATTGCTGACAAAGTGTTACTCCCGATTCCGGGTGCACCATTTTCCCTCTCGCTCCTGTTTCGCTAGCTCAAAGGTCGCTCGTGGGAAAACGGCCACCCTCTTTTTAGGTAACGGGATTTCTCGTCGGAGCGACTCTGGTTGCCGCTACGGAGCGGCAACCCACGGAGTTTGTCAATACTCCTCCCCAAAATCCGTTAAAAACGCGGTGAAACCAAATCATCCGGACCAAGGTGTGTCTCTGGTCATTCCTTGAAGGGGCAATGTTTTCCCAAGTGCGCGACGATCCGAGC harbors:
- a CDS encoding NADH-quinone oxidoreductase subunit A, with product MGYSANYVMLAVFFLLGLGLPLVAFTAGSLLRPRKPTPAKGISYESGADPVGDSWIQFNVRYYLFALLFVVFDVETIFLYPWATVYHELRSGVGLFTLVEMLVFVLLLLVGLCYAWKKKVLEWK
- a CDS encoding AbrB family transcriptional regulator, with protein sequence MRHFFTKKNGRYAGLIVIGGIGGWLVALTDLPAGWMIGSLMVSAIMTFWKPHWFHPNQREFSMFWQNAGQLLLAIELGKQVNRSIWLTLFENGPIIIIVLIVSFGASLCCGWALWRYSRTDLLTGLFASTPGGMSTMPSLAEEMGANPIVVSMVQLIRLSLVVSLIPLLAFAFVGHPSGHVVSARTDNGSFWVTIVLTVAAWIAAIVGKRLKFPAPWLTGGMLGTALAQTAVSVWFGHDLHPWWSDALFCAAQVWIGTGIGIKVSRQRLMEVKSAALVGGITSFLMLSVMVLCAFIISKWTNIPLTTSLFAMAPGGVAEMAVTSISFHADATFVVAVQVIRVLAVIIMLPPVLRWLHRITCNSHA